One genomic region from Rubinisphaera margarita encodes:
- a CDS encoding HNH endonuclease, translating into MNDIDQASSEDPKLNRVALKERIIGLLRSSRDLSSLPNDHLLERLGKFEFSRADFDSAAQSVYRQIAFQYAKELDKPLADIPAVREASRLLLLEDDSIARLDYETGLSLYRRAFSDAIGVGEISSTEQEQLDNIVKYFGLRAHDVKSAVADQAIAYYTHHLVTAARDGEIDSEEISLLDRIAHQFGLGAAALKSVSVPNKREILVNALEAIKSQNEILDSDKEFIERLAGIVNAEELLPACLKDLELYQRVFRVRLGELPRLKVDSHVILERTEKLHYRVPVSFQFTAGGKIRKKPGELYVGSARLRFLARQKAHELRYKNILAVEFENGRSPKIRITVSSGTGGGSYVTTKGTDPGLLFEVSEAVSFLVRKAKGMAVSRVRDSRHIGDEIRSEVWFRDGGKCVLCGATEYLEFDHIIPHSKGGATSTQNLQILCRACNSKKSDSI; encoded by the coding sequence ATGAATGACATCGACCAGGCCAGTTCTGAGGACCCGAAGTTGAACCGAGTTGCGCTGAAGGAGCGGATAATAGGACTGCTTCGTAGCTCGCGAGATCTAAGCTCCTTGCCAAATGACCATCTTCTCGAGCGGTTGGGCAAGTTTGAGTTTTCAAGAGCAGATTTTGATTCTGCAGCTCAATCCGTCTATCGTCAAATAGCGTTCCAATACGCGAAAGAGCTCGACAAACCTTTGGCGGATATCCCCGCAGTGCGAGAAGCATCACGCCTGCTCTTGCTGGAGGATGATTCAATAGCTCGACTTGATTACGAGACAGGTCTGTCTCTGTATCGTAGAGCGTTCTCGGATGCAATCGGAGTCGGGGAGATATCGTCCACGGAGCAGGAGCAGCTTGATAACATCGTCAAGTACTTCGGACTCAGGGCCCACGACGTTAAATCGGCGGTTGCTGACCAGGCTATTGCCTATTACACGCATCACCTCGTGACGGCCGCACGTGACGGCGAGATTGACAGCGAAGAGATCTCGTTGCTTGATCGGATTGCTCACCAATTCGGGTTAGGGGCTGCCGCACTGAAATCCGTCTCCGTTCCGAACAAGCGAGAGATCCTTGTGAATGCTCTTGAGGCTATCAAGTCCCAGAATGAGATACTCGATTCTGACAAAGAGTTCATTGAGCGACTTGCCGGGATTGTGAATGCCGAGGAGTTGCTACCTGCCTGCCTTAAAGATTTGGAACTGTACCAAAGAGTCTTCCGTGTTCGATTGGGTGAGCTTCCCCGCTTGAAAGTAGACAGTCACGTCATTCTCGAAAGAACCGAGAAACTTCACTACCGAGTCCCTGTTTCGTTTCAGTTCACCGCGGGCGGAAAGATCAGAAAGAAACCGGGCGAGTTGTACGTTGGCAGTGCCAGGCTTAGATTTCTCGCTCGTCAAAAAGCTCATGAACTGCGGTATAAGAACATTCTGGCAGTAGAGTTTGAGAATGGCCGTTCACCTAAAATCCGCATTACGGTGTCAAGCGGAACCGGAGGAGGTTCCTATGTCACGACAAAAGGCACAGATCCGGGATTGCTTTTTGAGGTCAGTGAAGCTGTATCGTTTCTCGTTCGGAAGGCGAAAGGAATGGCTGTCTCACGAGTACGAGATAGCCGTCACATAGGCGATGAAATCCGAAGTGAAGTGTGGTTTAGAGATGGAGGAAAATGTGTTTTGTGCGGTGCGACGGAGTACTTAGAATTCGATCATATAATCCCCCATTCAAAAGGTGGCGCCACTTCGACACAGAATCTGCAAATTCTCTGTCGAGCCTGCAATTCAAAGAAAAGCGATTCAATCTAA